A genomic window from Corvus moneduloides isolate bCorMon1 chromosome 11, bCorMon1.pri, whole genome shotgun sequence includes:
- the PARP3 gene encoding protein mono-ADP-ribosyltransferase PARP3 isoform X2, which produces MASKRQASSSKQPDSREKKAKGEEEDGTWSSALAALKTAPKEKPPATIDRLCPLSTAPDARVYEDYDCTLNQTNISANNNNKFYIIQLLECDGAYSVWNRWGRVGEVGQSKLIPCASLEAAKKDFEKKFREKTKNSWATRENFIAQPGKYTLIEVQPGARQEVEVALRVDAVDGDKVCKQRVLPCTLDRATQDLVSLIFSSDMFRDAMQTMNIDVKKMPLGKLSKHQIARGFEALEELEAALREQPPQAARLEELSSRFYTIVPHNFGRARPPPINSPDLLRAKKDMLLVLADIEVAQSLQAQKVKEEEEEEKEVAHPLDQDYALLCCQLSLLDPASREYQLIQTYVTQTGHKLRILNIWQVARDGEDERFKAHDLLEHRRLLWHGTNVAVVAAILKSGLRIMPHSGGRVGKGIYFASENSKSACYVGCTSKKVGIMFLTEVALGKPYRITRDDPTLCQPPAGYDSVLACGQTEPGKEKVAAMVVVGLPSLGHRRRALAAQAPELLA; this is translated from the exons ATGGCTTCCAAGCGCCAGGCGTCCTCCTCGAAGCAGCcagacagcagggaaaagaaggcaaaaggggaagaggaggacgGCACCTGGAGCTCCGCCTTGGCAGCCCTGAAAACTGCTCCCAAGGAGAAGCCCCCTGCCACCATTGATAGGCTGTGCCCCCTGAGCACGGCACCGGACGCCCGG GTCTATGAGGACTATGACTGCACCCTGAACCAGACCAACATCAGtgccaacaacaacaacaagtTCTACATCATCCAGCTCCTTGAGTGTGATGGTGCCTACAGTGTCTGGAACCGCTGGGGCCGCGTG GGAGAGGTGGGCCAGTCCAAGCTCATACCCTGTGCCTCCCTGGAAGCTGCCAAGAAGGACTTTGAGAAGAAGTTTCGGGAGAAGACCAAGAACAGCTGGGCAACAAGGGAGAACTTCATTGCCCAGCCGGGGAAGTACACGCTCATCGAGGTGCAGCCAGGGGCTAGGCAGGAGGTGGAGGTTGCCCTCAGG GTGGATGCTGTGGATGGGGACAAGGTCTGCAAGCAGCGGGTGCTGCCCTGCACCTTGGACAGAGCCACACAGGACCTGGTATCCCTCATCTTCAGCAGTGACATGTTTCGGGATGCCATGCAGACCATGAATATCG ACGTGAAGAAGATGCCTTTGGGGAAGCTGAGCAAGCACCAGATCGCGAGGGGCTTCGAGgcactggaggagctggaggcagcgCTGAGGGAGCAGCCCCCTCAGGCCGCACGCCTGGAGGAGCTCTCCTCACGCTTCTACACCATCGTGCCACACAACTTTGGACGGGCACGGCCACCCCCCATCAACTCCCCTGACCTGCTGCGTGCCAAGAAGGACATGCTGTTG gtGCTGGCCGACATTGAGGTGGCACAGAGCCTGCAGGCACAGAaagtgaaggaggaggaggaggaggagaaagaagtcGCTCATCCACTGGATCAGGATTAcgccctgctctgctgccagctttccctgctggaCCCGGCTTCCCGGGAATACCAG CTGATCCAAACCTACGTGACGCAGACTGGGCACAAACTCCGCATCCTCAACATCTGGCAGGTGGCCCGAGATGGTGAG GATGAGCGTTTCAAGGCCCATGATCTCCTGGAGCACCGGCGCCTGCTTTGGCATGGCACCAACGTGGCAGTGGTGGCAGCCATCCTGAAGAGTGGGCTGCGCATCATGCCCCACTCGGGCGGGCGCGTGGGCAAGGGCATCTACTTCGCCTCTGAGAACAGCAAATCAGCCTGCTATG TGGGCTGTACATCTAAGAAGGTTGGCATCATGTTTCTGACGGAGGTGGCCCTGGGCAAGCCCTATCGTATCACCCGCGATGACCCCACGCTGTGTCAGCCACCTGCTGGCTATGACAGTGTCCTGGCCTGTGGCCAGACAGAGCCAG GCAAGGAGAAGGTAGCAGCCATGGTTGTGGTGGGGTTACCCTCTCTGGGACACAGGAGAAGAGCCCTTGCTGCCCAGGCACCAGAACTGCTGGCTTAG
- the PARP3 gene encoding protein mono-ADP-ribosyltransferase PARP3 isoform X1, which translates to MASKRQASSSKQPDSREKKAKGEEEDGTWSSALAALKTAPKEKPPATIDRLCPLSTAPDARVYEDYDCTLNQTNISANNNNKFYIIQLLECDGAYSVWNRWGRVGEVGQSKLIPCASLEAAKKDFEKKFREKTKNSWATRENFIAQPGKYTLIEVQPGARQEVEVALRVDAVDGDKVCKQRVLPCTLDRATQDLVSLIFSSDMFRDAMQTMNIDVKKMPLGKLSKHQIARGFEALEELEAALREQPPQAARLEELSSRFYTIVPHNFGRARPPPINSPDLLRAKKDMLLVLADIEVAQSLQAQKVKEEEEEEKEVAHPLDQDYALLCCQLSLLDPASREYQLIQTYVTQTGHKLRILNIWQVARDGEDERFKAHDLLEHRRLLWHGTNVAVVAAILKSGLRIMPHSGGRVGKGIYFASENSKSACYVGCTSKKVGIMFLTEVALGKPYRITRDDPTLCQPPAGYDSVLACGQTEPDPAQDEEMLLDGKKVLVCQGKPIPMPAYKDSSFSQSEYLIYQESQCRIRYLVQLHF; encoded by the exons ATGGCTTCCAAGCGCCAGGCGTCCTCCTCGAAGCAGCcagacagcagggaaaagaaggcaaaaggggaagaggaggacgGCACCTGGAGCTCCGCCTTGGCAGCCCTGAAAACTGCTCCCAAGGAGAAGCCCCCTGCCACCATTGATAGGCTGTGCCCCCTGAGCACGGCACCGGACGCCCGG GTCTATGAGGACTATGACTGCACCCTGAACCAGACCAACATCAGtgccaacaacaacaacaagtTCTACATCATCCAGCTCCTTGAGTGTGATGGTGCCTACAGTGTCTGGAACCGCTGGGGCCGCGTG GGAGAGGTGGGCCAGTCCAAGCTCATACCCTGTGCCTCCCTGGAAGCTGCCAAGAAGGACTTTGAGAAGAAGTTTCGGGAGAAGACCAAGAACAGCTGGGCAACAAGGGAGAACTTCATTGCCCAGCCGGGGAAGTACACGCTCATCGAGGTGCAGCCAGGGGCTAGGCAGGAGGTGGAGGTTGCCCTCAGG GTGGATGCTGTGGATGGGGACAAGGTCTGCAAGCAGCGGGTGCTGCCCTGCACCTTGGACAGAGCCACACAGGACCTGGTATCCCTCATCTTCAGCAGTGACATGTTTCGGGATGCCATGCAGACCATGAATATCG ACGTGAAGAAGATGCCTTTGGGGAAGCTGAGCAAGCACCAGATCGCGAGGGGCTTCGAGgcactggaggagctggaggcagcgCTGAGGGAGCAGCCCCCTCAGGCCGCACGCCTGGAGGAGCTCTCCTCACGCTTCTACACCATCGTGCCACACAACTTTGGACGGGCACGGCCACCCCCCATCAACTCCCCTGACCTGCTGCGTGCCAAGAAGGACATGCTGTTG gtGCTGGCCGACATTGAGGTGGCACAGAGCCTGCAGGCACAGAaagtgaaggaggaggaggaggaggagaaagaagtcGCTCATCCACTGGATCAGGATTAcgccctgctctgctgccagctttccctgctggaCCCGGCTTCCCGGGAATACCAG CTGATCCAAACCTACGTGACGCAGACTGGGCACAAACTCCGCATCCTCAACATCTGGCAGGTGGCCCGAGATGGTGAG GATGAGCGTTTCAAGGCCCATGATCTCCTGGAGCACCGGCGCCTGCTTTGGCATGGCACCAACGTGGCAGTGGTGGCAGCCATCCTGAAGAGTGGGCTGCGCATCATGCCCCACTCGGGCGGGCGCGTGGGCAAGGGCATCTACTTCGCCTCTGAGAACAGCAAATCAGCCTGCTATG TGGGCTGTACATCTAAGAAGGTTGGCATCATGTTTCTGACGGAGGTGGCCCTGGGCAAGCCCTATCGTATCACCCGCGATGACCCCACGCTGTGTCAGCCACCTGCTGGCTATGACAGTGTCCTGGCCTGTGGCCAGACAGAGCCAG ATCCTGCACAGGatgaggagatgctgctggatgGCAAGAAGGTGCTGGTGTGCCAGGGCAAGCCCATCCCCATGCCTGCCTACAAGGACTCCTCCTTCAGCCAGAGCGAGTACCTCATCTACCAGGAAAGCCAGTGCCGGATCCGCTACCTTGTCCAGCTCCACTTCTGA
- the RBM5 gene encoding RNA-binding protein 5, which translates to MGSDKRVSRTERSGRYGSIVEREDRDERESRSRRRDDYKRSSEERRGDRYDDYRDYDSRDYDSRDYDSRDSRDCRDYDSRDYDSRDSRVCRDYDSRDSRDCRDYDSRDCRDYDSRDSRDYDCRDYDSRDCRDYDSRDSRDYDRDYDSRDYDSPERERERRNSDKSEDGYHSDGDYGEHDYRNDINDEKESKTIMLRGLPITVTENDIRELIESFEGPQPADVRLMKRKTGVSRGFAFVEFYHFQDATSWMEANQKKLVIQGKQIAMHYSNPRPKFEDWLCNKCCLYNFRRRLKCFRCGADKFDSEQEVPPGAAEAVQSVDYYCDTIILRNIAPHTVVESIMTALSPYASLAVNNIRLIKDKQTQQNRGFAFVQLSSAMDASQLLQILQSLQPPLKIDGKTIGVDFAKSARKDLLLPDGNRVSAFSVASTAIAAAQWSSTQPQTGEGSTLDYSYLQSGQDGYSQYAQYSQDYQQYYQNQGGVLDTDTATISGAPVTTTTAAVVSQSPQLYNQQTNSPDSPTQSAPPTTSTQAQAAPPTGVVPGTKYAVPDTSTYQYDESSGYYYDPITGLYYDPNSQYYYNALTQQYLYWDGEKETYMPAAEGVTYQQTATTTTTKEVKEKKEKPKSKTAQQIAKDMERWAKSLNKQKENFKNSFQPLSTREEERKESAAADAGFALFEKKGALSERQQILPEVLKNGDDENPLKRGLVAAYSGDSDNDEDLLERMENEEEKLTDWKKMACLLCRRQFPNKDALIRHQQLSDLHKQNMDIYRRSKLSEQELEALELREREMKYRDRAAERREKYGIPEPPEPKRKKVYDAGTVNYEQPTKDGLDNSNIGNKMLQAMGWREGSGLGRKCQGITAPIEAQVRMRGAGLGAKGSSYGVSTADSYKDAVRKAMFARFTEME; encoded by the exons ATGGGCTCGGACAAGCG GGTGAGCAGGACGGAGCGGAGCGGCCGCTATGGCTCCATCGTGGAGAGGGAGGACCGCGACGAGCGGGAGTCCCGCAGCCGGCGAAGAGATGACTACAAGCGGTCCAGTGAGGAGCGCCGTGGTGACCGCTATGATGACTATCGCGACTACGATAGTCGAGACTACGACAGCCGAGACTACGACAGCCGTGATAGCCGAGACTGCCGTGACTACGACAGTCGGGACTACGATAGTCGAGACAGCCGGGTCTGCCGGGACTACGACAGTCGCGACAGCCGCGATTGCCGAGACTACGATAGCCGAGATTGCCGCGACTACGACAGCCGGGACAGCCGAGACTACGATTGCCGGGACTACGATAGTCGGGATTGCCGAGACTACGACAGTCGCGATAGCCGAGACTATGATAGAGACTACGACAGCCGCGATTACGATAGCCCCGAG AGGGAGCGGGAGCGCAGGAACAGCGACAAATCAGAGGACGGATACCATTCCGATGGGGACTACGGAGAGCACGACTACAGGAACGATATTAAcgatgaaaaagaaagcaagaccATCATGTTGCGTGGGCTCCCCATCACGGTTACAGAGAACGAT ATTCGCGAGCTTATTGAGTCCTTTGAAGGTCCTCAGCCTGCAGACGTGAGGCTGATGAAAAGAAAGACAG GTGTAAGCCGTGGTTTCGCCTTCGTGGAGTTTTATCACTTTCAAGATGCTACCAGCTGGATGGAAGCCAATCAG aaaaagcTGGTGATTCAGGGGAAGCAGATTGCAATGCACTACAGCAACCCAAGGCCTAAATTTGAGGACTGGCTCTGCAACAAG TGCTGCCTTTACAACTTCAGAAGGAGGCTAAAATGCTTCCGCTGTGGAGCGGACAAATTCG ATTCAGAACAGGAGGTAccacctggagcagcagaagccGTTCAGTCTGTGGATTATTACTGTGATA CCATCATTCTCCGAAACATTGCTCCTCACACAGTAGTGGAATCCATCATGACTGCCTTGTCTCCGTATGCATCTCTGGCAGTCAATAATATTCGTCTTATCAAAGACAAGCAGACTCAGCAGAACAGAGGCTTTGCATTTGTGCAGCTGTCTTCTGCCATG GATGCTTCTCAACTGCTACAGATTTTACAAAGTCTTCAGCCACCGTTAAAAATTGATGGCAAAACAATTGGTGTTGACTTTGCAAAGAGTGCCAGAAA AGACCTGCTTCTTCCAGATGGTAACAGAGTCAGCGCCTTCTCTGTGGCAAGCACAGCCATTGCTGCAGCTCAGTGGTCATCCACTCAG CCACAGACTGGAGAGGGCAGCACCCTTGACTACAGCTACCTCCAGTCAGGACAGGATGGATACTCACAGTATGCTCAG TATTCCCAGGACTATCAACAGTACTACCAAAATCAAGGAGGAGTGTTGGACACAGACACAGCTACCATATCAG GAGCTCCGGTCACTaccaccacagcagcagttGTGTCCCAGAGTCCTCAGCTGTATAATCAGCAGACAAACTCACCTGACTCTCCG acacAATCAGCACCACCTACCACTAGCACTCAGGCACAGGCGGCTCCTCCGACTGGCGTGGTGCCTGGAACCAAGTACG ctgtCCCTGATACTTCCACCTACCAATATGATGAATCTTCAGGATATTATTATGATCCTATAACAGGGCTCTACTATGATCCTAATTCCCAG TATTACTACAATGCCTTAACCCAGCAGTACCTGTACTGGGATGGCGAAAAGGAGACCTACATGCCTGCAGCAGAAGGTGTCACATACCAACAGACGGCTACCACAACCACCACCAAAGaagtgaaagagaagaaagagaagcctaaaaGTAAAACAGCCCAACAG ATTGCTAAAGACATGGAGCGCTGGGCAAAGAGTTTGAACAAGCAGAAAGAGAACTTCAAGAATAGCTTCCAGCCACTGAGTACCAGGGAGGAGGAGCGGAAGGAGTCAGCAGCTGCAGATGCAGGCTTTGCCCTCTTTGAGAAAAAG GGAGCTCTGTCTGAGCGACAGCAGATCCTGCCAGAGGTGTTGAAAAACGGGGATGATGAAAATCCACTAAAG CGCGGCCTTGTGGCTGCCTACAGTGGTGACAGCGATAACGATGAGGACTTACTGGAAAGAATGGAGAATGAGGAGGAGAAGCTGACTGACTGGAAGAAGATGGCTTGTCTGCTGTGTAGAAGGCAGTTCCCAAACAAAGATGCTCTTATTCGACACCAACAGCTGTCTGACTTGCACAAG caaaacatggATATCTATAGGAGATCAAAGCTTTCTGAGCAGGAACTTGAAGCCTTGGAGCTGCGTGAGAGAGAG ATGAAATACAgagacagagcagctgagaggcGGGAAAAGTACGGCATCCCTGAGCCCCCGGAGCCCAAGCGCAAGAAGGTCTACGATGCAGGCACAGT CAATTACGAGCAGCCCACCAAAGATGGCCTTGACAACAGTAATATAGGGAACAAGATGCTGCAGGCCATGGGCTGGAGGGAAGGTTCAGGCTTGGGAAGAAAATGCCAGGGCATCACAGCACCCATTGAG GCCCAAGTACGAATGAGAGGAGCTGGCTTGGGAGCCAAGGGCAGCTCCTACGGTGTCTCCACAGCAGATTCGTACAAAGATGCGGTGCGGAAAGCCATGTTCGCTCGCTTCACGGAGATGGAGTAA
- the LOC116449305 gene encoding LOW QUALITY PROTEIN: probable G-protein coupled receptor (The sequence of the model RefSeq protein was modified relative to this genomic sequence to represent the inferred CDS: substituted 1 base at 1 genomic stop codon), which produces MASQTGSNTTDSLELLSVPKHSIAQEVVGLFCMILLTLTALVANIVVMVIILKTPLFRKFIFVCHLCVVNLLSAIFLMPLGIISSSSCFNRVIYSIAECKAVIFLNICFISASILTISIISVERYYYIVHPLRYEVKMTIRLAVAGVIFIWVKSVLITVLALVAWPHGNGATSASRCTVYWSPGAHKKVFVILFSITCFILPTIIILAVYSSIYRVARTASLQQAPVPAQAVAPRHRCDSIASQVTILTARILMLPRLIPDRLLGSNKAILTLVLIVGQFLCCWLPFFAFHLHSSVTVGTLGGGHGEMVVTWIAYSSFAINPFFYGLLNRQIREELARLRRSCLNRPLGQELCLSISEASVQENFLQFLQRATCTLETHTSCISPSPRNRLDQTTAGFPTPGQVPEESSXEGGSVPLCWAGDLPGTCQTCLDPISGLGESLFRFYLFSELVLEDGLSLCFSVALLHFGSFPSHPAPHPNRQGEGSSHGCGGRRQGEGSRSGEVTSLFCRLELSPAPPAQPSSMDGLSSRHGMLRGSCTGAGTPPSPLPCWELSWPVEKSRCPLHSTQEQCSS; this is translated from the coding sequence ATGGCAAGCCAGACGGGGTCAAACACCACGGACAGCCTAGAGCTGCTCTCCGTCCCCAAGCACTCCATTGCCCAGGAGGTGGTGGGCCTCTTCTGCATGATCCTGCTCACCCTCACCGCCCTGGTGGCAAACATCGTGGTGATGGTCATCATCCTCAAAACACCCCTTTTCAGGAAGTTCATCTTCGTCTGCCACCTCTGTGTGGTCAATCTCCTCTCAGCCATTTTCCTCATGCCCCTGGGGAtcatctccagctcctcctgcttcaACAGGGTGATCTACAGCATTGCTGAGTGCAAGGCCGTGATATTCCTGAATATCTGCTTCATCAGTGCCTCCATTCTCACCATCTCTATCATCAGTGTGGAGCGGTACTACTACATCGTCCACCCGTTGAGGTATGAGGTCAAGATGACCATCAGGCTGGCAGTGGCTGGAGTGATTTTCATTTGGGTCAAGTCTGTTCTCATCACTGTCTTGGCACTGGTGGCGTGGCCTCACGGTAATGGGGCCACCAGCGCCAGCCGCTGCACAGTCTACTGGAGCCCCGGGGCCCACAAGAAGGTTTTTGTGATCCTCTTCAGCATCACCTGCTTCATTCTGCCCACCATCATTATCCTTGCTGTCTACTCCAGCATCTACCGCGTGGCCCGGactgcatccctgcagcaggCGCCTGTGCCGGCACAGGCAGTTGCACCCAGACACCGATGTGATTCCATCGCCAGCCAAGTGACCATCCTCACTGCCAGGATCCTGATGCTGCCCAGGCTGATCCCAGATCGCCTTCTGGGAAGCAACAAGGCCATCCTCACCTTGGTCCTCATTGTGGGACAGttcttgtgctgctggctgcctttctttgctttccacTTGCACTCCTCTGTCACTGTTGGCACTCTGGGTGGTGGGCATGGGGAGATGGTGGTCACCTGGATTGCCTACTCCTCCTTTGCCATTAATCCTTTCTTCTACGGGTTGCTGAACCGCCAAATCCGTGAGGAGCTGGCCCGGCTCCGGCGCAGCTGTCTTAACCGTCCACTGGGTCAGGAGCTCTGTCTTTCCATCTCAGAGGCTTCTGTTCAGGAAAACTTCTTGCAGTTCCTCCAGAGAGCAACTTGCACACTGGAGACCCACACCAGCTGcatcagccccagccccaggaacagGCTGGACCAGACCACAGCGGGCTTCCCCACCCCAGGTCAAGTTCCTGAAGAAAGCAGCTGAGAAGGAGGCTCTGTTCCACTGTGCTGGGCAGGAGACCTGCCAGGGACCTGTCAGACCTGCTTGGACCCAATCTCGGGTTTGGGGGAGTCCTTGTTCAGGTTTTACCTCTTCTCTGAGCTTGTGCTGGAAGATGGTTTgtctctgtgtttctctgtggcTCTTCTCCATTTTGGTTCTTTCCCTTCACACCCAGCTCCCCATCCCAACAGGCAAGGAGAAGGTAGCAGCCATGGTTGTGGTGGAAGAAGGCAAGGAGAAGGTAGCAGATCTGGGGAAGTCACAtctctcttctgcaggctggaaTTGTCTCCGgctccaccagcacagcccagttCCATGGATGGGCTCTCCTCAAGACATGGAATGCTAAGGGGCTCCTgcacaggggcagggacacctccatctccactgccctgctgggagctctCCTGGCCAGTGGAAAAGAGCAGATGTCCCTTGCATTCTACCCAGGAGCAATGTTCCAGCTAA